atatgTGTTTTGGGATTCTGACAAGTGtatgccctctgcgccttgtctttccttttgttTTCAATCAGGCTAGTTTCTTCATTCACCAGGTATGGTCTTGGTGCTCGATCGTCATTGATCAACCAAGATTGTGTTAATTAATTATAGGCGAGGCGTTGAACCTATACCATAAGCACTTCAATAAGTTtgtagcatctaaatatgctgctcaagtaaagtgttgataagaaaaagtaatgcctcaatatggtttcattgcatctTATCAAGATGACAAacaccattattattattggcctatctgtgtgctagcacaatgaaatagtGGAACTGGtagtgaaaggctgactcgagatactctaatacagcagtcacactaatagaatagtcacatgtgtataggtgcatgctataacaaaaaaaaattagtatattaattttaaagtaaagtagggatccaagcaatgaaaagtagtgaaacaagagatgaatgatatggtattacaacatagctcagtgggaaactccctactttggaattgaactaaatcattgttataacatgccaatgtaggaattttcccactgagctatgctgtaaacagtgtaataccatcattcatctctcttttcattgcttggatccttacttcatttttaaattaataatttttacattaataattatactttaATTTGTGAGGCACAATTTGTTCTACAAGTAAAGCTGCAACCCGGAGATTCCTTACACAGTACACTGAAGGAATTTTTGGGCTTGCTAAAGCCTTGCTTATACCTACTCAATGCTACGAAGGTGCCATGAACATATTGTGCGTCTGGTACAGTATAGTTACAGTTGCGCTATAATTAATTTGTTGCAATACGTAGCATCATCATCTATGTACATGACTtccttttcttctttttttttttgcagaacCGTCACCTTCTGAAAGAAAAGATGCTTGTGATGGCATAGATACATCCTGGTGTGTCAATGTGTTTTCTTCCGTACTAAAAGACCCCAGTACACATGATGTGACATTCAAGACATCTGACGGTGGTAGTGTGAGTGCTCATAGGGTAATAGTAGCAGCTGGTTCACCAGTGTTCCATGCTATGTTGTATGGTAACATGAAAGAGAGTAGTCAGAAGGAGATTGAACTACCCAATGTAGATACTGCAACTTTGAAGATGCTGCTTTTCTTTGTATATACTGGCCAAGTACAAACGTGTGTGGAAAGGTGTTGTTATTTGTTACAAGCTGCTCGTTACTTTGCTGTTAATGAGCTACTAAAATTGTGCAGCAGTTCTATTGGTGATGCACTGGATACCGATAATGTCTTTAGTGTTACTGACTTTGCAGTGGAACACAAGTTTGCCTTGCTTCTTCAACAGTGCCTTAAGTTCATAGAAGCCAATGCTAAAGCAGTCATATTTGCTGTGGGGTTTGTTTCTTTACGATTAACTATCATGCTTGCTGTAACGAAGTCATCGAAGCTCAAGGTTGGTGAATTGGATTTATTTCTTGCTTTTGTTAAATGGGCTAAACATCAACGAGACAAGTTGAGTGAAGATGATATCAAATCAGTTTTCAAACAGATCCGCTACCCACTAATTTGGAAGAATGATTTGCTCAACAGCGTGTTCCCTACCAGAATGGCCGATCCTGATCTTTACAAAGCTGCTTTGAAGTATCGCGATAATGGTCATTATGATGGTCCACAAGAGCAATTACACTTGAGAAATTACTTCTTCGATTTCTATCCTGATGATTCCCGGGAAATACGTGTTGAAGATACTTCTATGGGTACCCTAGTCACAAAGATAATGCAATCAGGTGACAGCAGCTTTGCTGAAAATCCCCTAAACTTCCCAGAAGATGATCCTACAATATTTAAGATTTTAATTAAACGGTGTCATGACAAGGCCAAGATAAAGTTTGAAGTATGTCACTTTATGGCAGATCAACCTATGGCCCGCATGAATGCCAGTGAATTTCCAATTGGAGAAGAAGTGGACGGGACTATTTTCATACAGAATCAAAGATTGTGTGCTAAAATAGGAGATAAATCTATTTCCATTCCCATACTGGATAAAGGTGCATTGTATTTCAATGTAAGAGTGCACTACAAGGATGATCAGGTGCTACTGTATAAAAAGTAATTCTAACTCTCTGACTACAGTGACAACATATGTATTATGTAGTTTGGGTTCTCATGATTttgattaaaattaattttgttatagTTGGGGGGTGTCATGCAGCCACTACAGTTCTTGGGAAGTTTAGATGACTATGGTCATTCCATTCTACAGCATCATGGAAGTCACTTATGGGAGTGTTTGCATGTGGACATTGTGGAGGAATACACTGATTTATTGATGCTGCTACAGAGGggtatacactgtactgtatgtgtagtatTAGTATTTTGTATTTAAGCTATAGGtagtacatatactgtatagtagaaattTGGCAGTATAAATAGGATATTCATTTTTGACGAATTGTTGCTAACCTTTTCAACCAAATTATATTTCCATCCATGCCTCATTAGCTACATAAAgggagggggccaggccagctgtaagttaaagaccaaaaaagaAGAAAAGCAAAAGGTAACTCTGCTGACAATAGTtcctctccaccaattatatctccttactacacatatgtagctaagtagcttgctacactgcttctctgaatactgtgactgctctattgtatctcaatcttttcttgcaaacaatGTCCCAGGTGGGCATCTCCACTGCCTATGAGCTACATACAATGTGTAGTGACACTTGACAGATTTGCTTAAGTATTTTTGCCAATTGGGCTTGGTCAAAAATTTCATGTCACCAAAGTTTCTTACTGTATAGTATAGTGTATGAGGGTATGCCTTTAGTGTCAACAACTTCAAGGATTGATTGCACTCTTTAGAACATTGATTGATCTATCCAAGTATATAAACTTAGCATGGTGTAGGATGTTTTTTTTTCACAGGTTTGATACTAGTTGCAAAGCTTTCAAAGAAGGTGTTAATGGAAGAGGACAGCATGATAAGCAAATCATGCATTGCTTTACAGAAAACAGAATCCTAAGTGGCATAAATGTCAACAAGATAACAAGTTAAGTGTTAGCTCTTTTCTGCTTAACTGTTATATCTGTTGGTACCAGGAGCCCATGCATGTATTAATATTGCACTCATG
This portion of the Dysidea avara chromosome 12, odDysAvar1.4, whole genome shotgun sequence genome encodes:
- the LOC136241387 gene encoding BTB/POZ domain-containing protein 9-like; its protein translation is MDEPCEPVTKRLKKSPSMQIVIGSREERPVSEKKPSPSERKDACDGIDTSWCVNVFSSVLKDPSTHDVTFKTSDGGSVSAHRVIVAAGSPVFHAMLYGNMKESSQKEIELPNVDTATLKMLLFFVYTGQVQTCVERCCYLLQAARYFAVNELLKLCSSSIGDALDTDNVFSVTDFAVEHKFALLLQQCLKFIEANAKAVIFAVGFVSLRLTIMLAVTKSSKLKVGELDLFLAFVKWAKHQRDKLSEDDIKSVFKQIRYPLIWKNDLLNSVFPTRMADPDLYKAALKYRDNGHYDGPQEQLHLRNYFFDFYPDDSREIRVEDTSMGTLVTKIMQSGDSSFAENPLNFPEDDPTIFKILIKRCHDKAKIKFEVCHFMADQPMARMNASEFPIGEEVDGTIFIQNQRLCAKIGDKSISIPILDKGALYFNVRVHYKDDQVLLYKK